From the genome of Alcanivorax sp.:
AACCGGCTTCCGCCGGTTTTTTTGTTGAGCTATTAATTGTTAATTATTAACTATTAATTGCTCTTCTCAGCCTTCCCATTTCTTCATCAGCAGGCTGGCGTTGGTGCCGCCAAAGCCAAAGCTGTTGCTCATCACAACACTCGGGCCCTGTTGCTTTCCTTCAACCAATACCGGTAGGCCTTCTGCCTTCTCGTCGAGCGTCTCGATGTTGGCGCTCACTGCGGTGAAGTCGTTCTGCATCATCAGCAGGCAGTAGATGGCTTCCTGTACGCCTGCGGCGCCCAGGCTGTGACCGGACAGGCTCTTGGTGGAGCCGATATCCGGGGCGTTGTCACCAAACACTTCGCGCACGGCTTTCAGTTCTGCCACATCCCCCACCGGGGTACTGGTGCCGTGAGCGTTGATATAGTCAACGTTGCCATCGAAGGTGGCCAAGGCCTGACGCATACAGCGTGCCGCACCTTCACCGCTGGGCGCGACCATGTCGTGACCGTCGCTGGTGGCACCGTAGCCCACGATTTCAGCGTAGATCTTGGCGCCGCGCGCCAGCGCTGTTTCCAGCTCTTCCACCACAACCATGCCGCCGCCGCCGGCAATAACAAAGCCATCGCGGTTGGCATCATAGGCGCGGGAGGCCTTTTCGGGGGTGTCGTTGTATTTGCTGGAAAGCGCGCCCATGGCATCGAACAGGCAACTCAGCGCCCAGTGTTCTTCCTCGCCGCCGCCGGCAAACACCCGGTCCTGTTTGCCCAGCTGGATTTGCTCAACGGCGTTGCCAATACAGTGGGCGCTGGTGGCACAGGCAGAAGTGATGGAGTAGTTCACGCCCTTGATCTTGAAAGGGGTGGCCAGGCCGGCAGAGACGGTGGAGGCCATGATGCGTGGCACCATGTAGGGGCCGACACGCTTGACGCCACGGGAGCGCGCGATATCCGCCGCTTCCACCTGGTTCAGGGAGGAGTGCCCCCCGGAGCCGGCAATCAGACCGGTGCGCTCATTGCTGACTTCTTCTTCGCTGAGGCCGGCGTCGGCAATTGCCTGCTGCATGGCCACGTAGGCATAAGCGGCGGAATCGCCCATGAAACGGCGAGCCTTGCGGTCGATGAAATCCTCAAGGTTGATCTCGGGAACGCCAGCCACCTGGCTGCGCATGCCCATTTCCTTGTAAGTTTCATTGAAACGAATGCCGGAACGGCCTTCCTTGAGAGACTGGGTAACCGTCTCGGCGTCGTTGCCCAGGCAGGACACGATGCCCATGCCTGTAATTACTACACGGCGCATTATTTGCTCCTAGAATCCATCGGTGGAAGTGAACAGACCCACCCGCAGGTCGTCGGCGGCGTAAATCTCGCGGCCGTCCACTTCCACTGTGGCGTCGGCAATGCCGAGAATGAGTTTGCGAGTGATAACCCGTTTCACGTTGAGGCGATAGGTCACTTTCTTGGCGGTGGGCAGGATCTGCCCGGAAAACTTCACATTGCCGACACCGAGGGCACGCCCACGGCCGGGGTGACCTTCGCGGCCCAGGAAAAAGCCCAGCAATTGCCAAGTGGCATCCAGGCCGAGGCAGCCGGGCATCACCGGATCGGATTCGAAGTGGCAGTCGAAGAACCAGAGGTCGGGTGTGATATCCAGCTCGGCAATGATTTCGCCTTTGCCATACTTGCCGCCCTGGTCACTGATATGAACGATGCGGTCCATCATCAGCATATTGGGCAAAGGCAATCGTGCATTTCCGGGGCCAAACAGTTCACCATGGGCGCAGGCCAGCAGGTCATCACGATCGTAGGAAGTTTGCTTTTCTGTTGTAGTGCTCAAGATTTTTACTCCATGAAGGCCAGGGCGGCGCATTCCGAGTATATGGATGATTTGTGTCGTTTTTCCGTCAGCCTGGTGACAGGCTTGAAAGATGACGGAGATACTAGCAAAGCCAAGTGAAAGCATACGAATAGCAAGCGTCTCAAAATATGTCGGAGGGGCTGCTTTACCGAAAATGACCGATGAACGGACAGAAAAGACCGTTGTCTCAGGTTTTGGCGGGTTATTCAGGGGGTAAGCGGCTGCTTGCCAGGGTGGGCTGGACAATTGGGTACCACCGCAACCTACCCGCAGGGGCGCAGGGAAACGAATAATGGACGGTCTGTTTAGGCCCGGGACGCCAATCCTGACCAAATCCTTGCAATGCCTTAATCATTTCGGTCACAGACTTGCAATTAGCGAACCATCTAAAGATGCTATGCGCGCAGCGCATGATGCGGGCCGGCAGGACTCTGTGCCGGCCTAACTGACTGAGGAGCTTTCGTGGCAGCAGAAATCGGGCACCTGTCCCTGTGGTTGGCGTTGGCCGCCGCCCTGTGTTTATCCGTATTCCCGCTGGTGGGGGTATCCCGTGGCATTGCCGCCTGGCAATGGTATGCCCGCCCTTTGGCCTGGGTGCAGTGGGTGGCCATGACCGTGTCCATGGCGGCGCTGGCGTACTGCTTCTATAGCAATGATTTTACCGTGAGCTATGTGGCCAACCACAGCAATTCCGCCTTGCCGTTGGGCTACCGTTTGTCGGCCATTTGGGGCGGGCACGAGGGCTCACTGTTGCTATGGGGATGGCTGCTGTCTGCCTGGGCGGCCATGGTGGGCTGGCTGAGCCGAAGTGTCCCGCTGGAAATGGTCGCCCGGGTGCTGGCGGTCATGGGCATGATTGCAGTGGGCTTCCTGCTTTTCATGCTGCTCACGTCCAATCCTTTCGACCGCACCTTGCCCTGGTTTCCGCTGGACGGCGCGGACCTGAACCCGCTGTTGCAGGACCCTGGCCTGATTGTCCACCCGCCCATGTTGTATATGGGGTACGTGGGTTTCTCGGTGGCCTTTGCCTTTGCCGTGGCGGGGCTGCTGGCAGGTAATCTGGATCCGGCCTGGGCGCGGTGGGCTCGCCCCTGGACCACCGTGGCCTGGTGTTTCCTGACGGTGGGTATCGCGCTGGGCTCCTGGTGGGCCTATTACGAACTGGGCTGGGGTGGCTGGTGGTTCTGGGATCCGGTTGAAAATGCCTCGCTGATGCCCTGGCTGGCCGGTACTGCATTGATTCATTCCCTGGCGGTCAGTGAAAAACGAAACCTGTTCCGGGCCTGGACGGTATTGCTTGCCATCATCACCTTCTCCATGAGCCTGCTCGGCACCTTCCTGGTGCGCTCTGGTGTGCTGACGTCGGTACATGCCTTCGCCAACGATCCTACCCGCGGGGCCTTCATCCTTGGTTTCCTGGTGGTGGTGGCGGGTGGCGCGCTGACCCTCTTTGCTATCCGGGCATCTGCCCTGCGCAGCGACGGCGGCTTCAAGCCCCTGTCCCGCGAGGCGTTCCTGCTGGGCAACAACCTCATGTTGCTCACGGCCATGGCCGTGGTGCTGGTGGGGACCATTGCGCCGCTGTTCTTTGAATGGATGGACCTGAAGATTTCCATCCGCAGCCCCTATTTCAATGGGTTCTTCGTGCCCCTGACCTTTGTGCTGATTCTGCTGATGGTCCCCGGGGTATTCAGTAACTGGAAGCGTCAGGATGGCAACAACCTGGTGAGACGGATCGCTCTGCTGGCCCCGGCGGCGGTGATTGCCGGCTGGTTCGGCGCCCGCATCCCGGAGCCGTCTCCCTGGCAGGGCGTGCTGGCCATGATGCTGGCGATCTATCTGGTGCTGGCTCATGGTGATGATGTGCTGCGTCGCGCCAGTGCCTATGGGGTGGGCGCCATCGCGGGGCTACGCAAGTTGGCGCGCAGTTACTGGGGCATGGTGATCGCCCACTGTGGTCTGGCCGTCATGGTGGCGGGTATTGCGCTGGTGAGTTTCCACGAGGTGGAGCGGGATGTGCGCATGGCGCCGGGCGATGACGTTCAGCTTGGAGATTACCGGTTCGTATTCGACAGCCTGGATGAATACCGCGGCCCCAACTTCGATTCCACCCGTGGGCACTTTGATGTGTTCTGGAAGGATCAGCCGGTGGCCCGTTTGAACCCGGAAAAACGCACCTACCATGCCAGCCGTCAGGTGATGACGGAGGCGGCCATTGATGCCGGTTTCTGGCGTGACCTCTACGTGGCCATGGGTGAACCGCTGGAAGACGGTGAGGCCTGGGCTGTACGGATCTACTTCAAGCCCGGGATTCGCTGGATCTGGCTGGGCGCACTGATCATGGCGCTGGGTGGCGCGTTGGCGCTGTCAGACAAGCGCTATCGCCGTCAGAAATTCGCATCCCCGAAAACCGGAGACGCCCGATGAAAGCCAATTCCCCCTGGGTATTTCTGCCGCTCGCCGGTTTCGTGCTATTGGCGGTGGTGCTGGCCAGTGGTCTGGGCCGGGACCCGCAGGCGTTGCCTTCGGCGCTGGTGGGCAAACCGGTACCGGGTTTCACATTGCCGTCCCTGCTCACAGAAGAAACCTTTACCGAGCAGTCTCTCACCGGGCGCTGGCAGTTACTCAACGTCTGGGCGACCTGGTGCCCGACCTGTCACATTGAACATCCCTACCTGCTTACCCTGGCGGCACAGGGCATGCCGATTGCCGGCCTCAATTACAAGGATGAGTTGCCTGCGGCACAGGATTACCTGGCCAATATGGGCAACCCGTTCACCCATGTGATTGTGGACCAGGACGGTCAGCTCGGGCTGGATCTGGGCGTATACGGCGCGCCGGAAACCTTCCTGATCAATCCCCAGGGGGAGATCGTGTTGCGCCATGCCGGTGATCTCAACGAACGCGTCTGGAAAGAGAAGTTTCTCCCCCTGCTGCCAACCCCAAAGACGGCTGGAGGTGATGCATGACCTTGCTGAGAGTGTTGCTGCTGACGTTGCTGCCGCTTCAGGCGCTGGCCGCCATCGATGTTTACCAGTTTGACAATGAACAGCAGGAGGCCCGTTTCCGGGTGCTGGCGGAAGAGCTGCGCTGCCCCAAATGCCAGAACCAGAGCATTGCCGATTCCGATGCCGAACTGGCTCAGGATATGCGTGATCGCGTTCATAGCATGATTCTGGAAGGCAAGAGCGATGCAGAAATTGTGGAGTATTTCCGCTCCCGGTTCGGAGATTTTGTCAGCTACCGTCCGCCGGTGAATGCCAAAACCTCGGTCCTCTGGCTGATCCCGCTGGTGATGCTGCTGGGTGGGGGGGCATTGATCATCGTCCTGCTGCGCAAGGCTAGTGCACGGGCCGATGAGAACGACAGTAATCAGGGAGATGCACCATGATGTGGATGTTGGCAGCTGCGGCAGTGCTGTTACTGCTGGGTGTGTCCCTTTGGTGGCAATGGCGACGTGAGGCGCGCCGTGCCGGACGACCCACCTCCGGCGGGGTCGGAATTCCCCTTATCGTGATGGTGCTGGCGGTAGCCGGATACCTGCTGGTGGGAAAAAATGAACATACCGTCGCCTGGCTGGAACACCAGGAAAACTACGGCGACGCGGCACGTGACATTGTGGCGGGCAAGGCGCCGGACATGGACGCGGCGGATATTCCGGCTGCTGCCATGGCCCGGGTGCTTCAATCTCAGCTTTCGCGGACTCCCTCCGCCACCGGCTGGTTCGCACTGGGCAGTCTCTATGATCAGCTGGGGGCCCCGGCGCAAACGGAAGAAGCGGCGCGCAAGTCCCTGGCACTTGACCCGGATTCTCCTGCTTCGCACTTGCTGTTGGCTCGGGCCTTGATTGAGAAGGCCGGTGGAAAACTCAACGATGCGGCCCGTGAGGAAATTCGCTGGGTGCTGGATCGTGAACCCAACCAT
Proteins encoded in this window:
- a CDS encoding cytochrome c-type biogenesis protein, whose product is MTLLRVLLLTLLPLQALAAIDVYQFDNEQQEARFRVLAEELRCPKCQNQSIADSDAELAQDMRDRVHSMILEGKSDAEIVEYFRSRFGDFVSYRPPVNAKTSVLWLIPLVMLLGGGALIIVLLRKASARADENDSNQGDAP
- the fabA gene encoding 3-hydroxyacyl-[acyl-carrier-protein] dehydratase FabA, whose translation is MRRPGLHGVKILSTTTEKQTSYDRDDLLACAHGELFGPGNARLPLPNMLMMDRIVHISDQGGKYGKGEIIAELDITPDLWFFDCHFESDPVMPGCLGLDATWQLLGFFLGREGHPGRGRALGVGNVKFSGQILPTAKKVTYRLNVKRVITRKLILGIADATVEVDGREIYAADDLRVGLFTSTDGF
- a CDS encoding cytochrome C biogenesis protein, whose product is MMWMLAAAAVLLLLGVSLWWQWRREARRAGRPTSGGVGIPLIVMVLAVAGYLLVGKNEHTVAWLEHQENYGDAARDIVAGKAPDMDAADIPAAAMARVLQSQLSRTPSATGWFALGSLYDQLGAPAQTEEAARKSLALDPDSPASHLLLARALIEKAGGKLNDAAREEIRWVLDREPNHDGAWMLLTLSADRAGEYDEAIAGWESLLSRHENGETADLLRRGLENSRLQKARQGVFASLSAQVNGENLPAGGTLFVYIREQGSRGQPLAARRQVAPAFPATVSLTAENWLQPYPSGDATLVMGARYTPAPGAAVDQAMISAGPVPLELPQQAPLSLDLSAQ
- a CDS encoding heme lyase CcmF/NrfE family subunit — its product is MAAEIGHLSLWLALAAALCLSVFPLVGVSRGIAAWQWYARPLAWVQWVAMTVSMAALAYCFYSNDFTVSYVANHSNSALPLGYRLSAIWGGHEGSLLLWGWLLSAWAAMVGWLSRSVPLEMVARVLAVMGMIAVGFLLFMLLTSNPFDRTLPWFPLDGADLNPLLQDPGLIVHPPMLYMGYVGFSVAFAFAVAGLLAGNLDPAWARWARPWTTVAWCFLTVGIALGSWWAYYELGWGGWWFWDPVENASLMPWLAGTALIHSLAVSEKRNLFRAWTVLLAIITFSMSLLGTFLVRSGVLTSVHAFANDPTRGAFILGFLVVVAGGALTLFAIRASALRSDGGFKPLSREAFLLGNNLMLLTAMAVVLVGTIAPLFFEWMDLKISIRSPYFNGFFVPLTFVLILLMVPGVFSNWKRQDGNNLVRRIALLAPAAVIAGWFGARIPEPSPWQGVLAMMLAIYLVLAHGDDVLRRASAYGVGAIAGLRKLARSYWGMVIAHCGLAVMVAGIALVSFHEVERDVRMAPGDDVQLGDYRFVFDSLDEYRGPNFDSTRGHFDVFWKDQPVARLNPEKRTYHASRQVMTEAAIDAGFWRDLYVAMGEPLEDGEAWAVRIYFKPGIRWIWLGALIMALGGALALSDKRYRRQKFASPKTGDAR
- a CDS encoding DsbE family thiol:disulfide interchange protein; the encoded protein is MKANSPWVFLPLAGFVLLAVVLASGLGRDPQALPSALVGKPVPGFTLPSLLTEETFTEQSLTGRWQLLNVWATWCPTCHIEHPYLLTLAAQGMPIAGLNYKDELPAAQDYLANMGNPFTHVIVDQDGQLGLDLGVYGAPETFLINPQGEIVLRHAGDLNERVWKEKFLPLLPTPKTAGGDA
- the fabB gene encoding beta-ketoacyl-ACP synthase I, yielding MRRVVITGMGIVSCLGNDAETVTQSLKEGRSGIRFNETYKEMGMRSQVAGVPEINLEDFIDRKARRFMGDSAAYAYVAMQQAIADAGLSEEEVSNERTGLIAGSGGHSSLNQVEAADIARSRGVKRVGPYMVPRIMASTVSAGLATPFKIKGVNYSITSACATSAHCIGNAVEQIQLGKQDRVFAGGGEEEHWALSCLFDAMGALSSKYNDTPEKASRAYDANRDGFVIAGGGGMVVVEELETALARGAKIYAEIVGYGATSDGHDMVAPSGEGAARCMRQALATFDGNVDYINAHGTSTPVGDVAELKAVREVFGDNAPDIGSTKSLSGHSLGAAGVQEAIYCLLMMQNDFTAVSANIETLDEKAEGLPVLVEGKQQGPSVVMSNSFGFGGTNASLLMKKWEG